The DNA sequence CGAAGGAAACCGGTTCCCATACCGGGAAGCGAATATGATATTAAGATTGACCAGCTCATACCGGCTATTGGCCAGAGGCCGGACCTTTCGGCCATAGAAGATATAACCGACTTGGAGTTTTCCAGGTGGGGAACGACCGAGGTGAACACCATCACCTATGCCACGGGCCGTAAGGGTGTTTTTGCCGGTGGGGACGTACAAACAGGTCCATGGGTGGCCATTGGAGCGATTGCAGCCGGCAAGGAGGCAGCGGAATCTATTGTCCGTTATATAGACGGCCGGGATATGGTTGCAGGCCGTGAGCCGATCACCAAAGATGACCCGGTTTATCGACCGATTCCAAAGGATGAACTACCTGCAGCCAGGGCAAAGATGCCTGAACTGGGGCTAAAACAGCGCAAAGGCAACTTTAAAGAGGTTGAGCTGGGATACACTGAGGCGGAGGGACAGGCTGAGGCAGGACGCTGTCTAAACTGCGGCTATTGCTGTGAGTGTTTTCAATGTGTGGAGGCATGCAAAGCCGAAGCGGTGACCATTGAGACCCATGCCGAAAAGGAAAAAAACGTATCCATCGATGTCGGCAGTGTGATATTGGCACCCGGATTCAAATCCTTTGATCCGTCAGATATTGATACCTATAACTACGCCAACTATCCCAATGTGATCACCTCCATCGAGTTTGAGCGGATTCTTTCCGCCACCGGACCCTTCCAGGGACATCTGGTCCGACCGTCTGACCGAAAGGAGCCTAAAAAGATCGCCTGGTTTCAATGCATCGGTTCCAGAGACTTAAACCGGTGTGACCATTCCTACTGTTCATCGGTTTGCTGTATGTATGCCATTAAAGAGGCGGTTATTGCCAAAGAGCATGCCGGCAACGGCCTGGACTGTGCCATATTTTTCATGGACATGCGTACCCCTGGTAAGGATTTTGAGAGATTTTATGAGTCAGCCAGAGACCAGCACGGTGTCCGCTTTATCAGAAGCCGTGTACATACCATAGATCCGGCCGGCGAAGATGACCTTACTGTTCGTTATCTGACTGAAAACGGAGAACTTCAATCCGAGAACTTCAGCCTGATCGTTTTATCAGTCGGCTTGCAGACTCCACCTGAACTGATTGAACTTTCAAACAAGCTGGGTATTGAACTGACTGATGGCAACTTTTGCAAGACAGATTCCTTTGAACCGGTGACGACCTCAAAGGAAGGAATTTATGTCTGCGGAGCCTTTCAGGGGCCTAAAGATATTCCTCAGGCCGTGGTTGATGCCAGTGCAGCTGCATCCGCTGCCGGTGAAATACTCAGTGATGCGCGAAATACCACCACCAAAACTGCCGAAATCATTCCCGAAACAGACATTACCGGCCAGCGGCCAAAAATCGGCGTTTTTGTCTGCAAATGTGGTATTAATATCGCCGGCGTGGTTGATGTGCCGGCGGTCACTGAATACGCAGCCTCACTTCCCTATGTGGAGTATGTGACCAATAACCTCTTTACCTGTTCCCAGGATACGCAGGATTCCATGGCCCAGATTATCAAGGAGAAAGGATTGAACCGGGTGGTGGTGGCCGCATGTACACCCAAAACCCATGAGCCACTGTTTCAGGAAACCCTTATTAATGCCGGTTTAAACAAGTACCTGTTTGAAATGTGCAACATACGTAATCAGGATTCATGGGTGCATAAAGATAATCCAGATCTTGCCACTGAAAAAGCAAAGGATCTTGTCCGCATGTCTATCTCCAAGGTTGCCCTTATGGAACCCCTTGAGGAGGCCGAACTTGCGGTAAATCAAACCGCCATGGTTTTAGGAGGCGGCATATCAGGAATGGCTTCAGCCAGAAGCCTCGCCAGACAAGGGTACGAAACCCATATCATTGAAAAAAGCTCAAGTCTTGGCGGACAGGCTTTAAACCTTTATCACACCTATGATGGTGGAGACATACAGGAAAAACTTGCAAAGCTGGTGGATGAAATCACAAAGGATAAAAAGATTCATGTTCATCTAAATACAACTATTACTGAAGTTGATGGCTTTGTCGGCAATTTTAAATCGACTCTTTCCAATAATGGTGATGGTGAGGTTTTAGAACACGGCATAGCGGTACTTGCCACCGGTGCCAAACAATTAGAGCCTGACGAGTACAGTTACGGGCAAGATCCCAGGATCTTATCAAGTCTTGAGCTTGACAGAAAATTTATCGAAAATGACCCTGTAATCGATTCACTGAATACAGCAGTATTTATTCAATGTGTGGGATCCAGAGAACCTGACAGACCATACTGCAGCCGGGTTTGTTGCACCCATTCCATTGAAAATGCCCTTGAACTTAAAAAGCGAAACCCGGACATGAGCATCTTTATCCTTTACCGGGATATAAGAACATACGGTGAGCGTGAATACCTGTATAAAGAGGCAAGGGAAAAAGGAATTATCTTTATCCGGTACTCCCTGGAAAACAAACCCAAGGTAAAGGTGGCTAAAGATTTTATTAAAGTTACCGTTTTGGATCATATTTTGGACCGGACAATAGAAATCAGCGCAGACATGGTAACACTGGCTTCGGCCATTATCCCCAACCGGGATGAAAAACTTGCTAATTTTTTCAAGGTACCGTTAAACGATGATGGATTTTTTATTGAAAGGCATGCCAAGCTAGGGCCTTCTGATTTTGCCACCGATGGTATCTTCCTGTGCGGCATGGCACATTATCCAAAACCCATTGATGAATCCATCGCCCAGGGTAGAGCGGCCGCATCCCGTGCAGTAACTCTTTTAGCCCAGGAAAAAGTATATACCAGTGGCATAGTGGCTAAAACGGAGCCGCCCATTTGTAGTTCTTGCGGTGTCTGTATTTCCATATGTCCATACTCAGCACCTTCTTTTACCGAAGAAGGCCCATTTTCCGGCAAAGCCGAGATCAATCCGATTTTATGCAAAGGCTGCGGACTTTGCGTGGCATCCTGCCGGTCAGGAGCCATTCATCTTAAAGGCTTTGATAACGACCAGATTTTTGCTCAGATATATGCAATGAATGAAGCGATATAACCGGTTACGGGTTACGTGTTGCGAGTTGTAAGTAAAAATGTAAAACATATTGCGTGCGGCTGCAAATTGGGTTTGCACAAACTTGGTTTGTAAGCGTTTTTCGTTTTGCCAGAGGTTTGCACTATTATTTCTGCCGGGTTGGCAGATATAATAATCTGTGTCTCTCTGTGTAAATCTGTGGATAAAAAAACAAATTATAATCGATGAAAGCTTAAAGGAGAAATTTAAATGTCCGATTGGGAACCTAAGATTGTCGCATTTTTATGCAACTGGTGCAGTTACGCTGCTGCAGATCTCGCCGGTGTGGGCAGAATGCAATATCCACCGAATATCAGGGTCATCCGCATTCCCTGTACGGGAAGCATGAATCCCAAGTTTGCCCTGGCTGCCCTGCGAGAAGGTGCGGACGGAGTCTGGGTATCCGGGTGACATCCCGGAGAATGCCATTACCTGGAAGGTAATTACTACGCGCGACGAAAATTTGCACTTTTTCAAAACCTTATGGAACATATGGGAGTTGAACCGGGCCGTATTCAGTTTTCATGGGTCTCTTCCGCTGAATCGACCAAATTTGTGCAGGTGGTAAACGAGGTCATCGAAGCGGTGAGGGTCCTTGGACCGAACAATCATTTTATAACCAAAGAGGCTAAGGCAGCTTAACATGTTAAATTATATTGATAAAATAAGGGAAATATCAAAAGGGCTCTTGGAAAACCAAACAGTCGATATAATCATCGGTTTTAAAAAAGGAACCATGCCGATGATGAATGAACCCTGTGTGATAAAAAGTCCGAAAGATGTGGACGAGCTCGTATGGGACAGCAACTGCGGAATCAATCTGGCAAACTACTTAACCGACAGAAAGGAAAAAATAGGTATTATTGCCAAAGGGTGTGACAGCCGAAATATCGTTACCCATATCATTGAGAACAAGATAAAAAGAGAGCAGCTTGTGATCATAGGTGTACCTTGCAGGGGAATGATTGACAAAAACAAAATAACCTCCATGTTTGAGGGGGAAATCAAACAGGTCACCGAGCAGAACGGAAATGTCATCGTAAAGGGTAGTGGCTTTGAAGAAAGCTTGAAAAAGAATGATGTGCTTCAACAAAACTGCTCGCTTTGTATTCATAGAAACCCGGTTATTTATGATGAACTTGTTGCAGATCTGGTTGAAGAACAAAAGGACTTGGATCGATACGAGGATGTGCGAAAAATAGAAGCTTTGTCTCCTAAAGAAAAATGGAATTATTTTAACGATCTTCTTTCAGCCTGTATCCGGTGCTATGCATGCCGAAATGCGTGCCCGCTATGCTACTGCCCCACCTGCTTCGTGGACGAGTCACGGCCTCAGTGGGTGGGCAAAAGCGACGATTCAATAGACACACGGACCTTTCATTTTTTAAGGGCATACCATTGTGCCGGCAGATGCACGGACTGTGGTGCCTGTGAACGTGCATGTCCGGTGGGGATAAACATGCGAATGTTCACCAGAAAGCTTGAAAAGGATTGTTTTGAGCAGTATGGATGGGAAGCGGGTATGTCTCTTGATGAACGACCGCCACTGGATACATTCAGACCTGAAGATCCCAATGATTTTATAAAATAGTAAACCAAATGAAAACCAAAACCAATGAATTGAAGGCAAAAGTATGAAAGTCATAAAAATTGACAAAAAAGATTGGACCGCTGGACTTGAAAAGTCAAAAAGTGCTTACCGTCTGATTGCTCCTGTTAAACAGAAGACTAAACCATTTGCCGAATTTAAAGAACTTGATAAAGGCCAGAAGCCGGATTTAACCACTTTAAACACGGTAATTTCACCTAAATCCATTGCGTTTCCCCAGTCTGAAGTTATGTTTGAATATAACACCGACGAAAAGAGTGAAGATTGTAACCTTTTGAAAAGGCCGGCGAAAGACTATTCTCCGTGTGCGGTCATTGGTATTCGACCTTATGATGCAGCAGCCTTTCTTCTGGTTCAAAAGAACTTTGACACACCGGATTATAGAGACCCTTATTGGTGTGACGCTTATGAAGCCTGTACATTTGTCGGCCTGGCAATAAACGATCCCGATCATTCAGACTTTAGTACCAGTACAAAATCAGGCCCCTTTGACGAAAGCGGTTTGGATGTGCTTTTGGTTGACATGACAGATCACTTCCTGGCAAAAGTGATTACGGAAAAAGGAGATGACTACCTAAAAGCAGCCGGTTGGACGGAAAAGGCGGATACTGATGCGGCGATCAAACAAATTAATGAAGTGAAAAATAAAGCGGAAGCTAAAATCTCATCAAAGATTGCCTTTGACCAGATTGAAAAAAAATCGATCATGGAGCTTTATGAAGCCGATTTTTGGGAGGATGTGGCCTTTGCCTGCATCAACTGCGGTACATGCACATATCTTTGTCCAACCTGCTGGTGTTTTGACATCCAGGATGAAAATCATGGCAAATCAGGAAAACGGTTTAAAAACTGGGACAGTTGCATGTATCCATTATTTACTCACCACAGCTCCGGACACAATCCAAGAGGTACCAAACTTGCGCGTGTCCGACAGCGATTTATGCATAAGCTAAAATATTTCTTGGACAAGTATGAAGACGGAATTATGTGTGTCGGCTGTGGTCGGTGTGTCCGTTTTTGCCCAGTAAATATTGATATTCGCAAAGTTTGTGAATTGATGAATTCCTGAAGAGCCGTTTTCAACTTTTTAGGAATATATCAAAATTAAGACCCAAAGAGACCTTTGGAAAACATAAGTTTGGCAAAGGTATAGATTAAAAAAACGGAGGGAAGCCTTGCAAAATCCATATTTACCCTATCCTGTTCGCATTGATGATATTAAGATCGCAACCGAGGATAAGAGTCTTAAAACCTTTAAGTTTATTTTTACAGACCCTGAAGACGAAAATAAATTTTCCTATAA is a window from the Thermodesulfobacteriota bacterium genome containing:
- a CDS encoding FAD-dependent oxidoreductase codes for the protein MAKKVTGSVMVVGGGIAGMQSALDLANSGYYVHLVEESPSIGGVMAQLDKTFPTNDCAMUIISPILVEVGRHLNIELHTCSSIEKIEGEKGNFQITLTKAPRFVDSDKCTACGDCTEVCPVELSSEYDEGLGDRKAIYKKYAQAIPGGFAVQKTDKAPCRLACPAGLNVQGYVQMVGQGKYKQALEIIMNDLPLPGVLGRICPHGCEDACRRCEVDEPVAIRDLKRLAADQFDPRDIEVKCLPTRKEKVAIIGSGPAGLSAAYQLARKGILSTIFEALPEAGGMLRVGIPAHRLPREVLDKDIEVVTNLGVELKTNTPLGAELTVEDLFSQGYEAVYLAIGAHKGIELGVPGEKAAGVRQGVDFLREVNLSGKADVGERVGIIGGGNVAIDVARCSVRLGAKEVSIIYRRSRAEMPAWEEEILAAEDEGVKLTYLSAPQEVLVEDGKVVGLRCVRMELTEPDSSGRRKPVPIPGSEYDIKIDQLIPAIGQRPDLSAIEDITDLEFSRWGTTEVNTITYATGRKGVFAGGDVQTGPWVAIGAIAAGKEAAESIVRYIDGRDMVAGREPITKDDPVYRPIPKDELPAARAKMPELGLKQRKGNFKEVELGYTEAEGQAEAGRCLNCGYCCECFQCVEACKAEAVTIETHAEKEKNVSIDVGSVILAPGFKSFDPSDIDTYNYANYPNVITSIEFERILSATGPFQGHLVRPSDRKEPKKIAWFQCIGSRDLNRCDHSYCSSVCCMYAIKEAVIAKEHAGNGLDCAIFFMDMRTPGKDFERFYESARDQHGVRFIRSRVHTIDPAGEDDLTVRYLTENGELQSENFSLIVLSVGLQTPPELIELSNKLGIELTDGNFCKTDSFEPVTTSKEGIYVCGAFQGPKDIPQAVVDASAAASAAGEILSDARNTTTKTAEIIPETDITGQRPKIGVFVCKCGINIAGVVDVPAVTEYAASLPYVEYVTNNLFTCSQDTQDSMAQIIKEKGLNRVVVAACTPKTHEPLFQETLINAGLNKYLFEMCNIRNQDSWVHKDNPDLATEKAKDLVRMSISKVALMEPLEEAELAVNQTAMVLGGGISGMASARSLARQGYETHIIEKSSSLGGQALNLYHTYDGGDIQEKLAKLVDEITKDKKIHVHLNTTITEVDGFVGNFKSTLSNNGDGEVLEHGIAVLATGAKQLEPDEYSYGQDPRILSSLELDRKFIENDPVIDSLNTAVFIQCVGSREPDRPYCSRVCCTHSIENALELKKRNPDMSIFILYRDIRTYGEREYLYKEAREKGIIFIRYSLENKPKVKVAKDFIKVTVLDHILDRTIEISADMVTLASAIIPNRDEKLANFFKVPLNDDGFFIERHAKLGPSDFATDGIFLCGMAHYPKPIDESIAQGRAAASRAVTLLAQEKVYTSGIVAKTEPPICSSCGVCISICPYSAPSFTEEGPFSGKAEINPILCKGCGLCVASCRSGAIHLKGFDNDQIFAQIYAMNEAI
- a CDS encoding hydrogenase iron-sulfur subunit — protein: MSDWEPKIVAFLCNWCSYAAADLAGVGRMQYPPNIRVIRIPCTGSMNPKFALAALREGADGVWVSGUHPGECHYLEGNYYARRKFALFQNLMEHMGVEPGRIQFSWVSSAESTKFVQVVNEVIEAVRVLGPNNHFITKEAKAA
- a CDS encoding 4Fe-4S dicluster domain-containing protein gives rise to the protein MLNYIDKIREISKGLLENQTVDIIIGFKKGTMPMMNEPCVIKSPKDVDELVWDSNCGINLANYLTDRKEKIGIIAKGCDSRNIVTHIIENKIKREQLVIIGVPCRGMIDKNKITSMFEGEIKQVTEQNGNVIVKGSGFEESLKKNDVLQQNCSLCIHRNPVIYDELVADLVEEQKDLDRYEDVRKIEALSPKEKWNYFNDLLSACIRCYACRNACPLCYCPTCFVDESRPQWVGKSDDSIDTRTFHFLRAYHCAGRCTDCGACERACPVGINMRMFTRKLEKDCFEQYGWEAGMSLDERPPLDTFRPEDPNDFIK
- a CDS encoding 4Fe-4S dicluster domain-containing protein, coding for MKVIKIDKKDWTAGLEKSKSAYRLIAPVKQKTKPFAEFKELDKGQKPDLTTLNTVISPKSIAFPQSEVMFEYNTDEKSEDCNLLKRPAKDYSPCAVIGIRPYDAAAFLLVQKNFDTPDYRDPYWCDAYEACTFVGLAINDPDHSDFSTSTKSGPFDESGLDVLLVDMTDHFLAKVITEKGDDYLKAAGWTEKADTDAAIKQINEVKNKAEAKISSKIAFDQIEKKSIMELYEADFWEDVAFACINCGTCTYLCPTCWCFDIQDENHGKSGKRFKNWDSCMYPLFTHHSSGHNPRGTKLARVRQRFMHKLKYFLDKYEDGIMCVGCGRCVRFCPVNIDIRKVCELMNS